TGAAGTTGCCTATGATGTTCTTAAAAATTATTTACTACATCAAATAGATTCTGTAAAAAATATATTTGTTATAGTAGATGATAATACCTACATACATTGTCTTCCTATTCTTTTTCAGAAAATAGTTTTTTTAAAAAAATCTAATATCATTAAGATAAAATCAGGAGAAAAAGAAAAAAATATTTATACGTGTGTTCAAATATGTAAAAATCTAGAAAAATTTAAGGCGACTAGAAGAAGTTTAATTCTAAATTTAGGAGGAGGAGTTATAACAGATATTGGTGGATTTGTAGCTTCTATCTTCAAAAGAGGTATTCGATTTGTAAATATTCCTACAACTTTATTAGGAATGGTTGATGCTGCAATAGGATATAAAACAGGTATTAATTTGGACTCTATAAAAAATGAAATAGGATCTTTTTATGTTCCAGAATTTTTAATCATTGATACTCATTTTTTAAAAACACTTCCAAATAAAGAAATTTTTTCTGGAATAGCAGAAATGTTAAAACATGGATTAATAGCTGATAAAAAATATTGGAAACAGATGAATAAAATACAAATAGATAGAAATGAAAATGAATGGAAAGATTTAATTCATAAATCTATTTTGATTAAAAAAAAAATTGTAGATCGGGATCCTAAAGAAAAAGGATTAAGAAAAATCCTTAATTTTGGTCATACTATTGGACATGCTTTAGAAAGTTATTTTATGAATATCAATCAAATGATACACGGAGTTGCTGTGACTATGGGTATGATTTATGAATCATGGATTTCTTGCGAAATTAATGGTTTATCTATAACTGATTACAAAGAAATTAAATCAACACTTTCTGTATTATATCCAATGGACAATAAAATTTCTAAATTAGAAATTCAAAAATTATTATTGATTATGGAACATGATAAAAAAAATGAAAAAAACAAAATTCAATTTTCTTTATTAAAAGAAATAGGAAAATGTTCGTATAATTGTCAAGTCCCACATTCCTTAATTAAAAAAAGCTTTTTTATTAACTAAATAAATATTTTAATTCATTAATTAATATTTTCAAAAAAATGAATGAAAGTGAAGGAGAAAAATTGATTCCTATTAATATTGAGGATGAAATGAAATCATCTTACATAGATTATTCTATGTCTGTTATTGTATCTAGAGCACTTCCTGATGTAAGAGACGGAATGAAACCTGTACATAGAAGAGTTCTTTATGGAATGTATCAATTAGGAGTGATTTCAAACAGTTCTTATAAAAAATCTGCTCGTATTGTTGGAGAAGTATTGGGTAAATATCATCCACATGGAGATGTTTCTGTTTATGATACTATGGTTCGTATGACTCAAAAATGGACATTACGTTATCCATTAATAGATGGACAAGGAAACTTTGGATCATTGGATGCGGACCCTCCAGCAGCTATGCGTTATACAGAAGTCAGAATGAAAAAAATATCTGAAGAAATGTTATTGGATATTAAAAAGAAAACAGTAGATATGCAATTAAATTTTGATGACTCTTTGGAAGAACCTACTGTTTTACCTACACGAATTCCCAATCTTTTAATTAATGGATCTTCTGGCATTGCAGTTGGAATGGCAACTAATATTCCTCCTCATAATTTAAAAGAAACTATAAATGCTATTTGTGCTTATATAGATAATAACGATATATCTATAGAACAAATTATGAAACATATTAAAGCTCCTGATTTTCCTACAGGCGGGATTATTTACGGATATGATGGTGTAAAAAATGCTTTCCTTACTGGAAAAGGACGTATTGTTTTACGTGCTAAGGTACATTTAGAAGAAATTCATGGACGACAGTGTATTATTGTAGATGAAATTCCTTATCAAGTCAATAAAGCTGATCTTATTTCTAGAACTGTTGAATTGATGAAGGAAGGAAAGATGGAAGGTATTTATCAAATTCGTGATGAATCGGATAGAAATGGATTACGTATTGTTTACATTTTAAAACAAAATACAAATTATAATATATTGTTAAATAAGTTATTTCAATATACTTCTTTGCAAACTTACTTTAATGTAAACAATATAGCTCTAGTTAATGGAAAACCTGTTCAATTAAATATAAAAAATATGATTCAACATTTTGTTGATCATAGACATGATGTTATTATTCGTCGTACAAAATATGAATTAGAAAAATCTCAAAACCGTGTTCATATTTTATTGGGATATTTGAAAATATTAGACCATTTAAATATTTTGATTCAGCTAATTCAAGAATCAAAAAATCATTATGATGCTTGTGATAAATTGATTCAAAAATTTCAAATATCAAAAAATCAGTCTAAATCCATTTTAGACATGAAATTACAAAGCTTGACATCTTTAGAAAGAAAAAAATTGAAAAGAGAATATGAAGAACTTGTTAAAAAAATAGAATACTTTAAAAGTATTTTGAAAGAATATTCCACAAGAACTAAAATTATTAAAGAAGAACTTTTTGATATAAAAAGAAAATACCAAGATCCACGTTGTACACAAATTGACTATTCTGGAAATAAAGTAAATATAGAAGATTTAATTGAAAATGAACAAGTAGTTCTTACTATATCCCATGCTGGTTATATTAAGAGAACATCTTTATCAGAATATAAACGTCAAGGAAGAGGAGGTGTAGGAAACAGGGGAGCTATCGCTAGAGAATCAGATTTTTTTAAACATTTACTTGTAGCAAGTAATCATCAATATCTGCTTTTTTTTACAGAAAAAGGAAAATGTTTTTGGTTAAGAGTATATGAAATCCCAGAAGGATCTAAAATTTCTAAGGGAAGAGCGATACAAAACATTATTCATATTCAACCAGATGATAAAGTTAATGCTTATATATTAACAGGAGATCTTACCAATAAAAAATATGTAAAAGATTATTATGTGATGATGGTTACGAAAAAAGGTATTATTAAAAAAACATCTTTATATAATTATTCTAGACCTAGAAAATATGGTATCAATGCTATTGTGATACGTAAAGGAGATTCTTTGCTAGAAGCTATTCTAACTAAGGGGAATAGCCATGTTTTTATTGCTGTTAAAAGTGGAAGAATTATTCGTTTTTCAGAAAATCAAATCCGTATCACTGGTAGAAATTCTTCGGGAGTTATAGGAATTAATACAAAAAATAACCAAGATTTGGTTGTTGGAATGATATGTGTGGATATTATAGGAAAAGAAAAAGGACATTTATTAGTAGTTTCTGAAAAAGGATTTGGAAAAAGATCTCATATCAAAGATTACCGTATAACCAATCGTGGTGGTAAAGGAATTAAAACAATTAATATAACTAAAAAAACGGGAAGTTTAATTTCTATAAAATATGTTACGGATCAAGATGATTTAATGATTATAAAAAAATCAGGAGTTATTATACGTATTCCTATATCAGATATAAGAGTTATGGGAAGAACGACTCAAGGTGTTAGATTAATTAATCTAAAAGAAAATGATGCCATAGCTGATGTTGAAAAAGTATATAAACCTATTATGGATTTTCATTAAAATCTCGTAAAATATTGATACATTCTGTTATATGAAAATCTTTTTTTATATTTTTTTTCCATTTTATTTGTTTTTCTGATTCATTTTCATTCAAAATGATTTTATAACAGGTAGAGAAGTTTTGTGATCCATATATATTTAAGTAATTTCTTAACTTTTTAAAGTTTTCGTTTCTTTTTTTTATTTTTAAACTTTCATAAAAAAATCTTTTCCAGTTTAAAGAAAATTGTCTTTCATTAGATATTTTTCTTTCTAATAATTGTATTTTATTATGAATAGTGATAAAATCCTTATTTCTTTTTAAACGTTTTATGCTTTTACATTTAATATTTTCTAGATATAAATTGTTATAATAAAAATAAGAACGAAGGAAAGGAATAGGATCTGTATAATCCCATGGAATGGGATTATTTTTATTTTTTTCCATATATTTAAAAAATAGACCTTTTATGTTACTTGGAATAACTATATCAGAATTTACACCCTTTAATTGAGTAGAACAGCCGTTCACTCGATAGAATTTATTGATAGTAAATTTTAAAGCTCCTAATTCTATCTTGTAGAATAAGAATCGATTTAATGGATAAATAGTTTGAACTGTTCCTTTTCCATAAGTTTGATTACTACCAACAATAATTCCTCTCTTGTAATCTGCTATAGCAGCAGAAAAAATTTCAGAAGCAGAAGCAGATAATTCGTTCACAAGAACCACAAGAGGCCCTTTCCATAACATTTTATGTTCATGACTTTCGAGTACCTTTTTTTTTCTGTTAGGTTTTCCTATTTGTACAATAGGAACTTTTCCTAAAAAGAAACCAGCAATTTTTATTACAGTATTTAAAGATCCTCCTCCATTATTTCTGATGTCTATCAAAATCCCTTTGAT
The sequence above is drawn from the Blattabacterium cuenoti genome and encodes:
- the aroB gene encoding 3-dehydroquinate synthase, coding for MKKREEFVHFNEVAYDVLKNYLLHQIDSVKNIFVIVDDNTYIHCLPILFQKIVFLKKSNIIKIKSGEKEKNIYTCVQICKNLEKFKATRRSLILNLGGGVITDIGGFVASIFKRGIRFVNIPTTLLGMVDAAIGYKTGINLDSIKNEIGSFYVPEFLIIDTHFLKTLPNKEIFSGIAEMLKHGLIADKKYWKQMNKIQIDRNENEWKDLIHKSILIKKKIVDRDPKEKGLRKILNFGHTIGHALESYFMNINQMIHGVAVTMGMIYESWISCEINGLSITDYKEIKSTLSVLYPMDNKISKLEIQKLLLIMEHDKKNEKNKIQFSLLKEIGKCSYNCQVPHSLIKKSFFIN
- the gyrA gene encoding DNA gyrase subunit A, yielding MNESEGEKLIPINIEDEMKSSYIDYSMSVIVSRALPDVRDGMKPVHRRVLYGMYQLGVISNSSYKKSARIVGEVLGKYHPHGDVSVYDTMVRMTQKWTLRYPLIDGQGNFGSLDADPPAAMRYTEVRMKKISEEMLLDIKKKTVDMQLNFDDSLEEPTVLPTRIPNLLINGSSGIAVGMATNIPPHNLKETINAICAYIDNNDISIEQIMKHIKAPDFPTGGIIYGYDGVKNAFLTGKGRIVLRAKVHLEEIHGRQCIIVDEIPYQVNKADLISRTVELMKEGKMEGIYQIRDESDRNGLRIVYILKQNTNYNILLNKLFQYTSLQTYFNVNNIALVNGKPVQLNIKNMIQHFVDHRHDVIIRRTKYELEKSQNRVHILLGYLKILDHLNILIQLIQESKNHYDACDKLIQKFQISKNQSKSILDMKLQSLTSLERKKLKREYEELVKKIEYFKSILKEYSTRTKIIKEELFDIKRKYQDPRCTQIDYSGNKVNIEDLIENEQVVLTISHAGYIKRTSLSEYKRQGRGGVGNRGAIARESDFFKHLLVASNHQYLLFFTEKGKCFWLRVYEIPEGSKISKGRAIQNIIHIQPDDKVNAYILTGDLTNKKYVKDYYVMMVTKKGIIKKTSLYNYSRPRKYGINAIVIRKGDSLLEAILTKGNSHVFIAVKSGRIIRFSENQIRITGRNSSGVIGINTKNNQDLVVGMICVDIIGKEKGHLLVVSEKGFGKRSHIKDYRITNRGGKGIKTINITKKTGSLISIKYVTDQDDLMIIKKSGVIIRIPISDIRVMGRTTQGVRLINLKENDAIADVEKVYKPIMDFH